A window of the Natronomonas salina genome harbors these coding sequences:
- a CDS encoding DUF7503 family protein gives MTTDRSQSTSGTVSEFLAAHPRMTGVLFAMFLALAQAGQVAAGGGTYHGP, from the coding sequence ATGACGACTGATCGATCCCAGTCGACCTCAGGTACCGTCAGCGAATTCCTCGCAGCCCACCCGCGGATGACCGGCGTCCTGTTCGCGATGTTCCTGGCACTGGCCCAGGCCGGACAGGTGGCCGCCGGCGGTGGAACGTACCACGGCCCGTAA
- a CDS encoding VOC family protein, with protein sequence MLGTCRWLALEVKYTDPVVDFYREHLDVRVARETNREVALDVGGGTELLLRRPDGVPRGGLHTHYAFACPADAYDDWWDRLEDDFDLQEVDFGGMTSLYFYDPEGNCVEIGSAADERGADEPTLEGVFEVVFEVEDLPAAESFYTDLGFEVVNRGDERKRTRLTTGPFDVELWEPHLGLADARGGVHVDVGFEADDPTEAADAVADRITRRERVDEGVRVRDPDGHYLTLVG encoded by the coding sequence ATGCTCGGAACCTGTCGCTGGCTGGCCCTGGAGGTCAAGTACACCGACCCGGTCGTCGACTTCTACCGGGAGCACCTCGACGTCCGGGTGGCCCGCGAGACAAACCGGGAGGTCGCCCTCGACGTCGGCGGCGGCACGGAACTCCTGCTCAGACGCCCGGACGGCGTCCCCCGCGGCGGGCTCCACACCCACTACGCCTTCGCCTGTCCGGCCGACGCCTACGACGACTGGTGGGACCGACTCGAGGACGACTTCGACCTCCAGGAGGTCGACTTCGGCGGGATGACCTCGCTGTACTTCTACGACCCGGAGGGCAACTGCGTCGAGATCGGCAGCGCGGCCGACGAGCGCGGCGCCGACGAGCCGACCCTCGAGGGCGTCTTCGAGGTGGTCTTCGAGGTCGAGGACCTGCCAGCGGCGGAGTCGTTCTACACCGACCTCGGCTTCGAGGTGGTGAACCGCGGCGACGAGCGGAAGCGGACCCGGCTGACGACCGGCCCGTTCGACGTCGAACTGTGGGAGCCGCACCTCGGCCTCGCCGACGCGCGCGGCGGCGTCCACGTGGACGTCGGATTCGAGGCGGACGACCCGACGGAAGCGGCGGACGCAGTCGCCGACCGCATCACGAGACGAGAGCGCGTGGACGAGGGCGTGCGCGTCCGCGACCCCGACGGTCACTACCTGACGCTCGTGGGATGA
- a CDS encoding DUF5779 family protein: protein MSDFDLDLQTAEGELDELDTGGRVVLGVLDGTTDDEEWIQHVSAGDVVVLNVEGDLNELASGFAREIRDMGGELMHFRDFLVISPPGREIDTDRLD from the coding sequence ATGAGCGACTTCGACCTGGACCTGCAGACCGCCGAGGGCGAACTGGACGAACTCGACACCGGTGGTCGGGTCGTCCTCGGCGTCCTCGACGGGACCACCGACGACGAGGAGTGGATCCAGCACGTCTCCGCCGGCGACGTCGTCGTGCTGAACGTCGAGGGCGACCTGAACGAACTGGCCTCGGGGTTCGCCCGAGAGATCCGCGACATGGGCGGCGAACTGATGCACTTCCGGGACTTCCTCGTCATCTCGCCGCCGGGCCGGGAGATCGACACCGACCGACTGGACTAA
- a CDS encoding acyl-CoA dehydrogenase family protein — translation MARGETDLHEMIRESVRGIASDFDKTYWREHIEEEEFPEEYWQALADDGWLGVTIPEEYGGEGLGMLEMSIIIEELSRGGGQGGIIFVLTPVFGGIGIQRHGTAEQKEAYLPKIADGEMKFCMALTEPAAGTNTLNIQTFADREGDEFVVNGQKTFISGVENADAMLLVSRTSEFDESNPTGGVTLFLVDDPVERDGISLSELDTAVPWFEKQYQIQFDDLRVSEEDILGTEDGGLYLLWDTLNTERLAGAASALGGGLRAIDLAVDYANDRNVFGQPIGAHQAIQHPIAESYAKLMAAREILYKGANKWDDDEDCGLEANVAKLLASRAGTEAADRAIQAHGGNGFTHEYEVYDIWQNLRLTQTAPVSNEMVLNYIGEHELGMPRSY, via the coding sequence ATGGCACGAGGCGAGACCGACCTGCACGAGATGATCCGGGAGTCCGTCCGGGGCATCGCGTCGGACTTCGACAAGACGTACTGGCGGGAGCACATCGAGGAGGAGGAGTTCCCCGAGGAGTACTGGCAGGCGCTGGCGGACGACGGCTGGCTCGGCGTCACCATCCCCGAGGAGTACGGCGGCGAGGGCCTGGGGATGCTCGAGATGTCCATCATCATCGAGGAGCTCTCCAGAGGCGGCGGCCAGGGCGGCATCATCTTCGTCCTCACGCCCGTCTTCGGCGGCATCGGCATCCAGCGGCACGGCACGGCGGAACAGAAGGAGGCGTACCTCCCGAAGATCGCCGACGGCGAGATGAAGTTCTGCATGGCGCTGACCGAGCCCGCCGCCGGGACGAACACGCTCAACATCCAGACGTTCGCCGACCGGGAGGGCGACGAGTTCGTGGTGAACGGCCAGAAGACGTTCATCAGCGGCGTCGAGAACGCCGACGCGATGCTGCTGGTCTCCCGGACCTCGGAGTTCGACGAGTCGAACCCCACCGGCGGTGTTACGCTGTTCCTCGTCGACGACCCCGTCGAGCGCGACGGCATCTCGCTATCGGAACTCGACACCGCCGTCCCGTGGTTCGAGAAGCAGTACCAGATCCAGTTCGACGACCTCCGCGTCTCGGAGGAGGACATCCTCGGGACCGAAGACGGCGGGCTCTACCTCCTTTGGGACACCCTGAACACCGAACGGCTCGCCGGCGCCGCGTCGGCCCTCGGCGGCGGCCTCCGGGCCATCGACCTCGCGGTCGACTACGCGAACGACCGGAACGTCTTCGGCCAGCCCATCGGCGCCCACCAGGCCATCCAGCACCCCATCGCCGAGTCGTACGCGAAGCTCATGGCCGCCCGCGAGATCCTCTACAAGGGCGCGAACAAGTGGGACGACGACGAGGACTGCGGCCTGGAGGCGAACGTCGCCAAGTTGCTCGCCTCCCGCGCCGGGACCGAGGCCGCCGACCGGGCTATCCAGGCGCACGGGGGCAACGGCTTCACCCACGAGTACGAGGTCTACGACATCTGGCAGAACCTCCGGCTCACCCAGACCGCGCCGGTCTCCAACGAGATGGTGCTCAACTACATCGGCGAGCACGAACTCGGGATGCCGCGGAGCTACTGA
- a CDS encoding acyl-CoA carboxylase subunit beta — MEIKIDDNTDEEIAQAIATAVSEHLGRGVELVGNDGTLAEAGENWGEEGAVVTEREAAIREAVQDIMSGGPDRGFDKIEDLGKVFVRDRLDMIFDEIEYEDGTFARHGDDDELPADGLITGVGTIDGRKVAFTANDYTVKAGSLGQMGVEKVIRIQERALELGIPMLRLVDSTGARLNAEEREPGDTHMDRYRGGKMFYNQCRMSGEIPQIGVLYGPDVAGSAYTPVFCDYLIMVEEIAGMAIASPRIVEAMTGEKTDMQQLGGPQVHAEHSGSADLVVPDEETAAEKAREILRFLPQNYAEDPPDETPKPPKKNPYSLDDVIPDEPNKAYPVREVIDRVVDRDSFVELKPDFAPELVTGLGRIDGQVVGVVANNPEHISGAIFPDSADKGAGFVWTCDAYNIPLVYLCDTPGFMIGSQVEKEGVLRKGRKFIYATSNAQVPKFCVITRKAYGAGIYAMAGPSFGPDATIALPSAEISVMGPDAAVHALFGGQIEDMDGDAKDAFIESAKQEFDKYIDIEKQAGKMQVDELIPAGDLREQLEVRLDTYRTKQRDDRPRHHGTVFF, encoded by the coding sequence ATGGAGATCAAGATAGACGACAACACCGACGAGGAGATCGCACAGGCCATCGCCACGGCAGTGTCCGAGCACCTGGGCCGCGGCGTCGAACTGGTAGGCAACGACGGCACGCTGGCCGAGGCCGGCGAGAACTGGGGCGAGGAGGGCGCGGTCGTCACCGAGCGTGAGGCGGCCATCCGGGAGGCGGTCCAGGACATCATGTCCGGTGGTCCCGACCGCGGGTTCGACAAGATCGAGGACCTGGGGAAGGTGTTCGTCCGCGACCGCCTGGACATGATCTTCGACGAGATCGAGTACGAGGACGGCACCTTCGCCCGCCACGGCGACGACGACGAGCTCCCCGCCGACGGCCTCATCACCGGCGTCGGCACCATCGACGGCCGGAAGGTCGCGTTCACCGCCAACGACTACACCGTCAAGGCCGGCTCGCTCGGCCAGATGGGCGTCGAGAAGGTCATCCGCATCCAGGAGCGAGCCCTCGAACTCGGCATCCCGATGCTCCGGCTGGTCGACTCCACCGGGGCGCGACTCAACGCCGAGGAGCGGGAGCCCGGCGACACCCACATGGACCGCTACCGCGGGGGGAAGATGTTCTACAACCAGTGCCGGATGTCCGGCGAGATCCCCCAGATCGGCGTCCTCTACGGCCCGGACGTCGCGGGCTCCGCGTACACGCCCGTCTTCTGCGACTACCTCATCATGGTCGAGGAGATAGCAGGGATGGCCATCGCCTCGCCCCGGATCGTCGAGGCGATGACAGGCGAGAAGACCGACATGCAGCAGCTCGGTGGCCCGCAGGTCCACGCCGAGCACTCCGGCAGCGCCGACCTCGTCGTCCCCGACGAGGAGACGGCCGCCGAGAAGGCCAGGGAGATCCTCCGGTTCCTGCCGCAGAACTACGCCGAGGACCCGCCGGACGAGACGCCGAAGCCGCCGAAGAAGAATCCCTACAGCCTGGACGACGTCATCCCGGACGAGCCGAACAAGGCCTACCCGGTCCGTGAGGTCATCGACCGGGTCGTCGACCGCGACTCCTTCGTCGAACTCAAGCCGGACTTCGCCCCGGAACTCGTCACCGGCCTCGGCCGCATCGACGGCCAGGTCGTCGGAGTAGTCGCCAACAACCCCGAGCACATCTCCGGCGCCATCTTCCCCGATTCCGCCGACAAGGGCGCCGGCTTCGTCTGGACCTGCGACGCATACAACATTCCGCTGGTGTACCTCTGTGACACCCCCGGCTTCATGATCGGCTCGCAGGTCGAGAAGGAGGGCGTCCTCCGGAAGGGCCGGAAGTTCATCTACGCGACGTCGAACGCCCAGGTGCCGAAGTTCTGCGTCATCACGCGGAAGGCCTACGGCGCCGGCATCTACGCGATGGCCGGCCCCTCCTTCGGCCCCGACGCCACCATCGCGCTCCCGTCGGCCGAGATCTCCGTCATGGGTCCCGACGCCGCCGTCCACGCGCTGTTCGGCGGCCAGATAGAGGACATGGACGGCGACGCGAAGGACGCGTTCATCGAGTCCGCCAAGCAGGAGTTCGACAAGTACATCGACATCGAGAAGCAGGCCGGCAAGATGCAGGTCGACGAACTCATCCCGGCCGGCGACCTCCGCGAACAACTCGAGGTCCGCCTCGACACCTACCGGACGAAGCAGCGGGACGACCGGCCGCGCCACCACGGGACGGTCTTCTTCTGA
- a CDS encoding DUF7344 domain-containing protein, producing the protein MEIDLSETDAAEERCYEALADEDRRTVLSALCESGTALSLSELAIELAQAEPGPTEIGGGDAVERHEIELYHRHLPKLDDIGLVDFDQDRRLVSLTAEFDDADDATELLVA; encoded by the coding sequence ATGGAGATCGACCTGAGCGAGACGGATGCGGCGGAGGAACGTTGCTACGAAGCGCTGGCCGACGAGGACCGACGGACGGTCCTCTCGGCGCTCTGCGAGTCGGGGACGGCGCTGTCGCTCTCGGAACTGGCGATCGAACTGGCGCAGGCGGAACCCGGACCGACCGAGATCGGCGGCGGCGACGCCGTCGAGCGCCACGAGATCGAACTGTACCACCGACACCTGCCGAAGCTCGACGACATCGGCCTCGTCGACTTCGACCAGGACCGACGGCTGGTGTCGCTGACCGCCGAGTTCGACGACGCCGACGACGCGACCGAGCTGCTCGTCGCATAA
- a CDS encoding helix-turn-helix domain-containing protein produces MRYFDFTVTPEDGALHPVDRLIADTPSVTRVSIMHFDLLGDGTGVLLYRLEGDPDGLVGDIDEHPDVIAHDELEADGDQFHLYLHVGPGEPVGSVMQLAQKYALMIDTPIEFTGRGSVRMTVIGDHDMVKQAIDELPPTVQVSVDQVGAYTPDRRDMLSMLTDRQLEVFQKAVELGYYEIPRRTTHEEIAESLECAPSTVDEHLRKAESRVLRGLVG; encoded by the coding sequence ATGCGATACTTCGATTTCACGGTGACCCCAGAGGACGGCGCACTCCACCCGGTGGATAGGCTCATCGCCGACACGCCGTCCGTGACCAGGGTCTCCATCATGCACTTCGACCTGCTCGGAGACGGGACCGGGGTGTTGCTCTACCGGCTCGAGGGCGACCCGGACGGCCTCGTCGGAGACATCGACGAGCACCCGGACGTCATCGCCCACGACGAACTGGAGGCCGACGGCGACCAGTTCCACCTTTACCTCCACGTCGGCCCCGGGGAGCCGGTCGGCTCGGTGATGCAGCTCGCCCAGAAGTACGCCCTGATGATCGACACGCCGATCGAGTTCACCGGCCGCGGGTCGGTCCGGATGACTGTCATCGGCGACCACGACATGGTCAAGCAGGCCATCGACGAGCTACCGCCGACGGTGCAGGTGAGCGTCGACCAGGTCGGCGCCTACACCCCCGACCGCCGCGACATGCTCTCGATGCTCACGGACCGCCAGCTCGAGGTCTTCCAGAAGGCGGTCGAACTCGGGTACTACGAGATTCCCCGGCGGACGACCCACGAGGAGATCGCCGAGAGCCTGGAGTGTGCTCCCTCGACCGTCGACGAGCACCTACGGAAGGCGGAGTCGCGGGTCCTCCGCGGCCTGGTCGGGTGA
- a CDS encoding secondary thiamine-phosphate synthase enzyme YjbQ: MTRFTVETERQTHAVDVTDRVEEAVPAAADGTATVFVQHTTAGVTVNEAESNLLDDVEAFLEGSVDDHGWDHDRLDGNADSHLRALLVGPSVTIPVTDGRLDLGTWQSVLLVECDGPRSRTVSVAVDGDG, from the coding sequence ATGACCAGGTTCACCGTCGAGACCGAGCGGCAGACCCACGCCGTGGACGTCACCGACCGGGTCGAGGAAGCCGTACCGGCGGCCGCCGACGGGACCGCGACGGTCTTCGTCCAGCACACGACCGCCGGCGTCACGGTCAACGAAGCGGAGTCGAACCTCCTCGACGACGTGGAAGCCTTCCTGGAGGGCTCCGTCGACGACCACGGCTGGGACCACGACCGCCTCGACGGCAACGCCGACTCGCACCTCCGGGCCCTTCTGGTCGGGCCCTCCGTCACGATACCCGTCACGGACGGGCGCCTCGATCTCGGCACGTGGCAGTCGGTGCTGCTGGTCGAGTGCGACGGCCCCCGCTCGCGGACGGTATCGGTGGCCGTCGACGGCGACGGCTAA
- a CDS encoding DUF7344 domain-containing protein, with product MSSTGTTTTADDALEEAEIHEVLRNDRRRLALEALRESGGRSTVRDLSETVAARETGEEPAPRKKRQSVYVSLHQTHLPKLDELGILEYDGETKEVTLQQKIEEVEVYMEVVPEYGLSWGEAYFGLSLLGLLTALASILEVPVVSAVDLGYLLAGYFLLLLAVSAYHVYSHQERTVVHRLLE from the coding sequence GTGTCCAGCACTGGGACGACGACCACCGCCGACGACGCCCTCGAGGAGGCGGAGATCCACGAGGTCCTCCGGAACGACCGGCGGCGGCTGGCCCTCGAGGCCCTGCGGGAGAGCGGCGGCCGGTCGACGGTCAGGGACCTCTCGGAGACGGTCGCGGCGCGGGAGACCGGCGAGGAGCCGGCGCCGCGGAAGAAGCGGCAGTCGGTGTACGTCTCGCTGCACCAGACCCACCTGCCGAAGCTCGACGAGCTCGGCATCCTCGAGTACGACGGCGAGACGAAGGAGGTGACCCTCCAGCAGAAGATCGAGGAGGTCGAGGTCTACATGGAGGTCGTCCCGGAGTACGGCCTCTCGTGGGGCGAGGCGTACTTCGGCCTCTCGCTACTGGGGCTGCTGACGGCGCTGGCCTCCATCCTGGAGGTGCCCGTCGTCTCCGCCGTCGACCTCGGCTACCTCCTGGCCGGGTACTTCCTGCTGTTGCTGGCGGTCTCGGCCTACCACGTGTACAGCCACCAGGAGCGGACCGTCGTCCACCGACTGCTAGAATGA
- a CDS encoding SpoVR family protein, which translates to MSTDDRIEKQRIADDLEEPVREANELAEKLGLDPFDVNYWVVDYDEMNELIAYGGFQHRYPHWRWGMGYDRQQKQTQFLGGKAFEIVNNDDPSNAFLQASNEMADQKAVITHVEAHADFFKNNEWFRMFGTAPDAAAMLERHSETVAEYMADPEISREAVEEWIDHVLCLEDNIDQHQPFSTAEEWTEAAPTPEDLAEKLEEMEFSEEVREQVFDEEWLDAMDDDEDGPTFPAEPEKDLLAFLRAHGKAYDEESERADDYEEWQREILELLRKEAYYFAPQKMTKVMNEGWAAYWESAMMSDEAFAGADEFVSYADHMAQVLGSPGLNPYKLGFELWQYVENRRNRREVIEQLLCVEGVTWRNFDETVDLDRVQELLEPAPFLEDPVAHLDDLDTEDPRVDAEAVERARAGDLDVETYPWKLLTYEGLAERHYSLVKPQNRGFLKRVSQNELERTSRYLFDTERHDALEAAVAEVDRAAGWDRMREIRESHNDVTFLDEFLTDEFVDENDYFTYEYTHTTRDYRVTSTEAADVKKKLMLQFTNFGKPTISVVDGNFRNRNELLLAHHYNGVQLDLRQAKQTLERVFELWGRPVAVKTIVKELDEHDIEVARRRDREPEPSEQGRLIRFDGRQFEEEDLDDEEVEDIAASDVDYDTKPDDWL; encoded by the coding sequence ATGAGCACCGACGACAGGATCGAGAAGCAGCGCATCGCCGACGACCTCGAGGAGCCGGTCCGCGAGGCGAACGAACTCGCGGAGAAGCTGGGCCTGGACCCCTTCGACGTGAACTACTGGGTCGTCGACTACGACGAGATGAACGAGCTCATCGCCTACGGCGGCTTCCAGCACCGCTACCCGCACTGGCGGTGGGGGATGGGCTACGACCGCCAGCAGAAGCAGACGCAGTTCCTCGGCGGGAAGGCCTTCGAGATCGTCAACAACGACGATCCCTCGAACGCGTTCCTGCAGGCGTCCAACGAGATGGCCGACCAGAAGGCCGTCATCACGCACGTCGAGGCCCACGCCGACTTCTTCAAGAACAACGAGTGGTTCCGGATGTTCGGGACGGCGCCCGACGCCGCGGCGATGCTCGAGCGGCACTCCGAGACGGTCGCCGAGTACATGGCCGACCCCGAGATATCCCGGGAGGCTGTCGAGGAGTGGATCGACCACGTCCTCTGTCTGGAGGACAACATCGACCAGCACCAGCCGTTCTCGACGGCCGAGGAGTGGACCGAGGCGGCGCCGACCCCCGAGGACCTCGCCGAGAAGCTCGAGGAGATGGAGTTCTCCGAGGAGGTCCGCGAGCAGGTCTTCGACGAGGAGTGGCTCGACGCGATGGACGACGACGAGGACGGCCCGACGTTTCCGGCCGAACCCGAGAAGGACCTGCTGGCGTTCCTGCGGGCCCACGGGAAGGCCTACGACGAGGAGTCCGAGCGCGCGGACGACTACGAGGAGTGGCAGCGGGAGATCCTCGAGCTGCTGCGGAAGGAGGCCTACTACTTCGCCCCCCAGAAGATGACGAAGGTGATGAACGAGGGGTGGGCCGCCTACTGGGAGTCGGCGATGATGTCCGACGAGGCCTTCGCCGGCGCCGACGAGTTCGTCTCCTACGCCGACCACATGGCGCAGGTCCTCGGGTCGCCGGGGCTGAACCCCTACAAGCTCGGCTTCGAGCTGTGGCAGTACGTCGAGAACCGGCGGAACCGCCGGGAGGTGATCGAGCAGCTGCTCTGCGTCGAGGGCGTCACCTGGCGGAACTTCGACGAGACCGTCGACCTCGACCGCGTCCAGGAGCTGCTGGAGCCGGCGCCGTTCCTCGAGGACCCGGTCGCTCACCTCGACGACCTCGATACCGAGGACCCGCGCGTCGACGCCGAGGCGGTCGAGCGGGCCCGCGCTGGTGACCTCGACGTCGAGACGTACCCCTGGAAGCTCCTCACCTACGAGGGGCTCGCCGAGCGGCACTACTCGCTGGTGAAGCCGCAGAACCGCGGGTTCCTCAAGCGCGTCTCCCAGAACGAACTGGAGCGGACCTCGCGGTACCTCTTCGACACGGAGCGGCACGACGCCCTCGAGGCGGCCGTCGCCGAGGTCGACCGCGCGGCCGGCTGGGACCGGATGCGCGAGATCCGGGAGAGCCACAACGACGTGACGTTCCTCGACGAGTTCCTGACCGACGAGTTCGTCGACGAGAACGACTACTTCACCTACGAGTACACCCACACGACGCGCGACTACCGGGTGACGTCGACGGAGGCCGCCGACGTCAAGAAGAAGCTGATGCTGCAGTTCACCAACTTCGGGAAGCCGACCATCTCGGTGGTGGACGGCAACTTCCGGAACCGCAACGAACTGCTGCTCGCCCACCACTACAACGGCGTCCAGCTGGACCTACGGCAGGCCAAGCAGACCCTCGAGCGCGTCTTCGAGCTGTGGGGGCGGCCGGTCGCGGTGAAGACCATCGTCAAGGAGCTCGACGAGCACGACATCGAGGTCGCGCGCCGGCGCGACCGGGAGCCCGAACCCAGCGAGCAGGGCCGGCTCATCCGGTTCGACGGCCGCCAGTTCGAGGAGGAAGACCTCGACGACGAGGAGGTCGAGGACATCGCCGCAAGCGACGTCGACTACGACACCAAGCCGGACGACTGGCTCTGA
- a CDS encoding YeaH/YhbH family protein, with translation MGLRDDLDRYREVGEERREDLSEFIQYGDLGQSRPDEVRIPIKIVDLPAFEYDQRDMGGVGQGQGGTPDVGDPVGQPEPQPGDGDDDGDGDEPGEEGGEHEYYEMDPEEFAEELDEELGLDLEPKGKQVVEEKEGDFTDITRSGPASTLDFERLFKEGLKRKLAMDFDEEYLEQALRVDGWGPAKVFEWARGQSVPVSRAWIEDAYDDVPDAEKGRWDSIEEMEANVDREETATRIRREGVDQIPFRREDERYRYPEIVEEREKNVVVVNIRDVSGSMRQSKRELVERTFTPLDWYLTGKYDNAEFVYIAHDADAWEVDRDEFFGIRSGGGTRISSAYELAAEILEQEYPWAEWNRYVFAAGDSENSSNDTEQKVIPLMEEIPANLHAYVETQPSGNAINATHAQEVEEHFGESDNVAVAFVQSQDDVVDAIYRILSTEDES, from the coding sequence ATGGGACTGAGAGACGACCTCGACAGGTACCGGGAGGTCGGCGAGGAGCGCCGCGAGGACCTCTCGGAGTTCATCCAGTACGGCGACCTCGGGCAGTCCCGGCCGGACGAGGTCCGCATCCCGATCAAGATCGTCGACCTGCCGGCCTTCGAGTACGACCAGCGCGACATGGGCGGCGTCGGGCAGGGCCAGGGCGGCACCCCCGACGTGGGCGACCCCGTCGGCCAGCCGGAGCCGCAACCCGGCGACGGCGACGACGACGGCGACGGCGACGAGCCCGGCGAGGAGGGCGGCGAGCACGAGTACTACGAGATGGACCCCGAGGAGTTCGCCGAGGAGCTCGACGAGGAGCTCGGCCTCGACCTGGAGCCGAAGGGCAAGCAGGTCGTCGAGGAGAAGGAGGGCGACTTCACGGACATCACCAGGTCGGGGCCCGCCAGCACGCTCGACTTCGAGCGGCTGTTCAAGGAGGGGCTGAAGCGGAAGCTCGCGATGGACTTCGACGAGGAGTACCTCGAGCAGGCCCTCCGCGTCGACGGCTGGGGGCCGGCGAAGGTCTTCGAGTGGGCGCGGGGCCAGAGCGTCCCCGTCTCGCGGGCGTGGATCGAGGACGCCTACGACGACGTCCCGGACGCCGAGAAGGGCCGCTGGGACTCCATCGAGGAGATGGAGGCGAACGTCGACCGCGAGGAGACGGCGACGCGCATCCGCCGGGAGGGGGTCGACCAGATCCCGTTCCGCCGGGAGGACGAGCGCTACCGCTACCCCGAGATAGTCGAGGAGCGCGAGAAGAACGTCGTCGTGGTGAACATCCGCGACGTCTCCGGGTCGATGCGGCAGTCCAAGCGCGAACTCGTCGAGCGGACGTTCACGCCGCTGGACTGGTACCTGACCGGCAAGTACGACAACGCGGAGTTCGTCTACATCGCCCACGACGCCGACGCCTGGGAGGTCGACCGCGACGAGTTCTTCGGCATCCGGTCTGGCGGCGGCACGCGCATCTCCAGCGCCTACGAACTGGCCGCGGAGATCCTCGAGCAGGAGTACCCGTGGGCGGAGTGGAACCGCTACGTCTTCGCGGCGGGCGACTCCGAGAACTCCTCGAACGACACCGAACAGAAGGTCATCCCGCTGATGGAGGAGATCCCGGCGAACCTCCACGCCTACGTGGAGACGCAGCCGTCGGGCAACGCCATCAACGCGACCCACGCCCAGGAGGTCGAGGAGCACTTCGGGGAGTCGGACAACGTGGCCGTCGCCTTCGTCCAGAGCCAGGACGACGTCGTCGACGCCATCTACCGCATCCTCAGCACGGAGGACGAATCATGA